AATCGAACCCTCCCCAGACTGGGCAAATAGGCAAATTTGATTTCTTTGGGCAGGTTGTTTTCCCAGTTGGAAATCTTTTCGGCAATGGCACTTTCACCCAAACCATAGGTCATAATGGTCTTATGTAGAATATGGGGGCGTTTGAACTTCTCCACAATTTTGGGGATGACGGAATTGGTCATCAGTGCTTTCATTTCAAAGGGAACACCGGGCAAGGAAATGAATACCGTTCCATTTTTTTCCATCCACATTCCTGGGGCCGTACCAAATTGGTTATGCAATACTTCCGCTTTTGAAGGTACCATGGCTTGTTGTCGATTTAAATCGGAAATTGGGGTGTTGATGTAATTCTCGAAAAGAAACTCAACATATTTCAGTACCTCCTTATTCCTAACCAAGCTATCCCCAAAATATTCGCACAACGTATGCTTGGTAACATCATCCTTGGTAGGTCCCAACCCACCTGTGATAATAATTATTTGAGAGCGGGAATTGACTTCTGTCAACGTTTCCAAAATATGCTCCCTGTCATCCTGCACTGAAGTAATCTGGTATACGGAAACCCCAATCTTATTGAGCTCCTTGGCAATAAAAGCGGAGTTGGAATCCACTATCTGACCTATAAGGATTTCATCACCAATGGTAATGATTTCTGCTTGCATGAACAATGGAATTAATGGGCAGCCCCGTTAGGCGGCAAAAGTAACGAAAAGCTTTTGGCTATTACCGGGTTTAGAGGTCAAAGTCCTTTCGAAGTTCTGCAACGACCTGTTCCACATCCCGCTTCAGAAGTGGAAATTTTGCTTTGATTTCATCCAGACTACCGGAATTCTTTCCCAGCTTCTCCAATTCGTAAGCGTTGGCTCTGGTCTGCTCCATGCCCAATAAGTCCACATTGGGCTTTATTTTATGGGCCATTTTGCCAATCTGTTCAAAATTCTCCGAGGCTATGGCACTTTCCAAAGCGGCCATATCTTCCGGCACCTCTTCCAAAAAAACTGAAATGACTGAAATAACGAAATCTTCATCGCCTTCGGCCATTTCATTGATCTTATCCAATGTATAAATCATTACCTGACATTAACTGAAAATAGCTCTTCATTTTCAATCCACCCTTGAAGGTAGTCATTTCGAGACACTCTACCAACACCTGACGGAGTACCCGTGAACAGAATATCCCCTTTTTTGAGCATGAAATAGGTAGAAACATGGGCGATTAATTCATCTATCTTCCACAACATCAAGCTAGTACTACCACTTTGTACTTTTTCCCCATTTTTTAACAATGAAAACCTCAGATTATCCAAATTTTCGTACTTTTCCTTAGGATTCCACTTACCTATCACTGCTGCTCCATCAAATCCCTTGGCTTTTTCCCAGGGCAGTCCCTTAGCCTTAAGTTGGGATTGCAAGTCCCTTGCCGTAAAATCGATTCCCAATCCAATTTCATCGTAATAGTTGTGGGCAAACTGTTGGGCAATGTGTTTTCCCACCTTTTTAATTTTCACCAAAATCTCGACCTCATAATGGATGTCCTGCGAAAAATCCGGAATGTAGAAGTCCTGCTCTTTGGGTAGAATAGCAGAATCCGGTTTAATGAACACTACGGGTTCCGTTGGACGTTCATTTTGGAGTTCATCAATATGGGCCGCATAATTACGGCCGATACAAATCAATTTCATTGTTTTCTAGCTTAATTTATTATTGAGCTTGCTCAACTTAATTTGGGTCAGCACTTTTTTGGTGTACAACGGAAAATCGGCATTGATGATCCAGCCAAAATAACCCGGTTCATTTTCCAACACATCGTTTACCTTTTTGCCCTTATGTTTACCAAAAGTAAAAATGGGTTCCCCATCCTTGCCCTTGGCAATAAAACCGGCAAAGTCCAGGGATTGCTTTCTTGTAGTGAATTCTGAAAGCTTTTTTACATTGTTCTCCAACTCCGGATAGCGCTCCAATTGGGCCAAAAGCACTTCATAGGTGGCTTTTGTATCCGCCTCGGCACTATGGGCATCCTCCAGGTTTTTACCGCAATAGAATTGATAGGCGGCACCCAGGGTACGCTTTTCCATTTTATGGAATATGGTCTGGATATCCACGGATACCATATGTTTCATATCAAAATCCACCTCGGCCCTTAGCATTTCTTCGGCCAATAAGGGAATATCAAACCGGTCCGAATTAAATCCGGCCAAATCACTGTCCCTTATCATGGCGTAGATTTCCTTGGACAGTTGCTTAAAGGTAGGTTCATTGGCCACTTTTTCGTTGGAAATACCATGTACCTCGACAACTTCGTCGGGTATTTCCATTTCCGGGTTCACCAACCATGTTTTGCTTTCCTTGTTTCCATTGGGAAAAACCTTTAAAATGGAGACCTCAACAATCCGGTCCTTGGCCACATTGGTGCCTGTGGTTTCCAAATCAAAAAAACATATGGGTTTTGTTAAGTTCAATTGCATCATCTCAATCTTGGTTTAGAAAATAGCCAGGGCAACAAATCCGGTTCTTTTAGGGCATAGTCCCAACTGTTGTGTTTTACCGCCAGATATAGGGAATATTTCACCTTTGCCCGTTTTGCCTTTAAGGCCTCCACCATTTGGGTGGAATATTCCGGTGGCACCACATCGTCCGCACCACCATGAAAAACCCACCAGTCTGTCCGCGTGAGCCTTCTTGCAATCTTCGGGTTGGCCCCTCCACAAATTGGAAAAGCCGCGGAAAACAGCCCCGGATTCCTGTTGACCAACTCAAAGGTTCCAAATCCTCCCATGGAGAGCCCCCCTACATACAGTTGTTTTCCATGGATGGCATAGGTTTCCCTCAACTCCTTTATCAAGCCTTCCAGTAATAACATGTCTTGGGTGGGTGGGGCTTTCTCATAGAAACTGAACGTTCTGTTTCCCCATTCACCACTCACGTCAATTTTGACCCATGTACTCTTTTTGGCACATTGGGGGAAAACTACGATAGCCGGATACTGCTCCCTTATGGAATCCCTAAGAAATAACCCACCGCCATGGGTGAGCTGTTTTTCATTGTCATTCCCCCGTTCTCCGGAGCCATGCAAAAATAAGATCAGGGGATATTTTTTTGAAGCATCAAAGTTTTTGGGAAGTAAAATGCGGTAGGGCAAAACACCACTTCCCTGGGTAAACAATTTCTTTTCGTAAGCTGAAAAATCCTGTGCACAAAGTGAAGTGCCCATTAAAAGTAAAAATAGGATATATCCAATACGAAGCATCTTATCGGGTTTTGTTTACCGAAAATAGGGATACTGAAATGAAAAATCGTTATTTGGAAGGTTAGATTTGCCGGTTTAGGTCCCAGGCCTCCAAATAATCGGCAACGGTCTTCACAAACATCCCTCCCAATGCCCCATTGACCACGCGGTGATCATAACTATGGGAGAGGAACATTTTATGACGGATACCGATAAAGTCACCTTCCGGGGTCTCAATTACCGAGGGTATTTTTCGGATGGCACCCAATGCCAAAATCCCAACCTGGGGTTGATTGATGATCGGGGTTCCGAATACACTCCCAAAGGTTCCCACATTGGTTACCGTGTATGTTCCATCCTTGATTTCATCCGGTTTCAATGCATTGTTACGGGCCCTGTTTGCCAAATCATTGACTGTTTTGGCCATACCCACCAAATTCAATTGGTCCGCATTTTTAATTACTGGGACTATGAGGTTACCGTCGGGTAAAGCAGCTGCCATGCCCAGATTGATGTTTTTCTTTTTAATGACCTTATCCCCATCCAATGAAATATTTATCATAGGGAATTTCTTTATGGCAACCGCAACCGCTTCCATAAAAATTGGGGTAAAGGTCAGCTTCTCGCCTTCGCGCTGTTCAAAATCCTTTTTGATCTTATTACGCCAATGAACTACATTGGTCACATCCACTTCAACAAAACTCTGCACATGGGCAGAAGTGGACACACTATCCACCATATGCTGGGCAATCAGCTTACCCATACGGGTCAACGGAATGATTTCATCCCCATCTTTTACTTCCACTGTACTGGCCTTAGGTTGTGGTTTTTCCACTTTCGGCACTTCCGCAAGGATTTCCTTGGCTTTTGGAGATGGGGCGGGCATGCTTTCCACTTTTGGCGCAACAACGGTCTTTTCCCCCCTGTTCTCGATAAAGGCCAGGATATCATTTTTGGTCACCCTTCCTTCTTTTCCGGTTCCGGGAATGGTATCGAGCTCGGCCATGGAAATACCTTCCTGTTTCGCAATATTCTTGACCAAAGGGGAATAGAAGCGCTCGGCATTGCCCATATCCTGTGCAGGACCGGTGACCGTTTCCCTTACGGCCTTGATTTCATTTTCCAACTGTGCAGCAGGTTCCGAAACTTCGGGCATCACTTCCGTAACCGGTTCAGCTTCCTGTATTGTAGTGGCCCCATTGGCTCCACCTTCCATTTCAATAACGGCAACCACCTCACCCACTTTGATTACATCATCAACGTCAAATCGTTTTTCCAGGAGCTTCCCTTCCACTTCGCTTGGCACTTCAGAATCCACTTTGTCCGTAGCAATTTCAAAGACAGCTTCATCCAATTCAATGGTGTCACCCACTTCCTTTAACCATGTGGTCAACGTAGCTTCGGCAACACTCTCTCCCATCTGCGGCAATTTTAATTCGAATTTTGACATATTCTTAATTCAGGTGGCTTTTGTAACAAATATTTTGCAAAAATAACAAAAAAAAGCTCGAATTATTGTTTTAATCGTACTTAAAAATCATTATGATGCTTTAATGGAATTCTCAAAAGGCACACGATTTAGGATACTTCTTCCCAAGGTTACCTCATCTGCATATTCCAATTCGTCCCCTACGGAAATTCCCCTTGCAATGGTGGAAGTGGCCACATCCAGTCCCTCCAACTGCTTATAAATGTAAAAATTAGTGGTATCCCCTTCCATAGTACTGCTCAAGGCAAATATGAGTTCCTTGACCTCTCCCGTTTTTACCCTATTCACCAAAGGCACAATATTCAAATCCTGCGGGCCAACACCTTCTATGGGAGAGATTTTACCTCCCAAAACATGATATAGCCCTTGAAATTGCGCCGTATTCTCTATGGCCATAACATCCCGGATATCCTCCACCACACAAATGACACTTTTATCCCGCTTGGGATTGGAACAGATTTCACAAATCTCGGTATCCGAAATATTGTAACAACTACGGCAAAAGTTGACCTCTTCCCTTAACTTGGACAATGACGCTGCCAGGTGTTGGGTCCGCTCATTTGGTTGTTTGAGCAGATGCAATACCAAACGCAATGCGGTACGCTTACCAATACCCGGTAATTGGGACATCTCATACACCGCATTTTCCAATAGTTTAGAAGAGAATTCCATGGGGGCAAAATTAAGGATTTATACCACAAGAAAGGGTATGCCCTTAGGTGCAATATAAGGTTTGCGCTGGAATGGAAAGGTAATCGCCCAAACAGTTCTTGAACATAAGCCGACCTATACCAACTGCTTTTCATTAATTTGCAGACCAAACCAAACATATGTCCGCCTTTCAGATACTATTACTTGTTGGAGCCTATTTTCTTGTCCTATTGCTCATATCCTACTTTACCGGACGGAACGACTCCAATACTGATTTCTTCAAAGCGGGACGGCAATCCCCTTGGTATTTAGTGGCCTTTGGAATGGTTGGGGCATCGCTCTCCGGAGTTACCTTCATTTCCGTCCCTGGCTGGGTGGAAACATCCCAATTCAGTTATATGCAGGTGGTATTGGGTTACTTGGTGGGATATTTTGTGGTTGCTTTTGTATTGTTGCCCATCTACTATAGGCTAAACCTGACATCCATTTACGAATACTTAAAGGGACGGTTTGGACCAACCAGTCATAAGACAGGGGCTTTTTTCTTTTTTATTTCCAGGGTCCTTGGTGCAGCTTTTCGGTTGTTCCTGGTCGCAATAGTACTCCAACAGTTTGTTTTTGATGATTTTGGAATACCGTTTGAAATTACCGTGGTCATCTCCATTCTGCTGATTTGGATCTACACCAACAAAGGTGGTATTAAAACCATAGTGTGGACCGATACCTTACAGACCGCTTTTATGATTTTGGCAGTGATTTTGTCAATTATTTTTATCAACAGGGAATTGGACTGGAGTTTTGGGGAATTCCTGGCCTCCAACGAACTCAAAACCTACAGCAGGTTTTTGTTTATCGATGATTTTCTTGCCCGAAACCATTTTATCAAGTCTTTTATCGGGGGAATGTTCGTCACCATTTGCATGACGGGCCTTGATCAGGATATGATGCAAAAAAACCTGACCTGCACGAACCTTAAGGAAGCTCAAAAAAATATGATCTCCTTTAGCTTTGTGCTTGTTGGGGTCACCTTTCTGTTTATGCTTTTGGGAGCGCTCCTGTTCATCTATGCCAACAAAAATGATATTGCCATCCCTTTAATGGACGGCTCCCCGAAAACCGATCTGCTCTTTCCTGAAATTGCCCTGAACAGTGGCTTGGGACTCACCTTATCCATAACCTTCATGCTGGGGTTGATAGCAGCTGCCTACAGTAGTGCGGACAGTGCCCTGACTTCATTGACCACCTCCTTTTGTGTTGATTTCATAAAAATGGATGGCAAAACCGAAGCAGAGCAAAAAAGCATCCGCAAACGAACCCATATTTGGATGAGTTTGGCCCTGGTCATTGTCATCGTTGCCTTTAAATACATTTTAAGCAGTAATGTCATAGATAGCCTATTGACCGTTGCGGGGTATACGTACGGTCCGTTATTGGGGCTGTTCGCCTTTGGTATTTTCACCAAACATCAAATTAGGGACAAGTATGTTTGGGTGGTAGCGTTGCTATCCGTTGTTGTCATCTCCATTCTGGGAAGCCTGGAACCTGAATATCTTGGGGGATATGAATTGGGATATGAATTATTGCCCCTAAATGGGATGTTGACTTTTTTGGGATTATGGTTGATACGAAAAGAAAAGCAGCAATAGCCCATTGACCCAAGTTGGGAGCATACGGGATTTGTATCCTAAATCCATACCATGCCAAAATTTTAACTTAAAAGTGACCCTTTAAAATGACAATCATACCAAATTGGTTCCAATAGGCCTTGAACATGCGACGGAAGTCCATAAAAATTTTTCTGCTGATAGCATCGAATTCCTACCTATGGAGAAGCCACCGGAAAAAATAGGGCATACCATGGGGTTCATTACCCTTTGTATTGACCCGTAGCCAATAGCACAAGCGTGCAGGCCACTTCCACTTTAATAGTATTCCTTTTGAGCAGTTGGTAGAACTCAGGATTCTCCGTCCCCGGATTAAAAATCACCTTACGGGGCTGTAGGCCTAGGATATCCTGATAATATCCCCTTTGCCGTTCAGGGTTCAAATACAACGTTACAATGTCAATTTTTGGTAATTCATCCAAATTGGTTTTAATTTGCACGTCGCCTACAAAACCAGACTTTAGCCCAAAGGCGAATGTGTTTTCTCCATTCTCCCGGAGACGCTGAATGGCGAGGAAACTGTATCTGTTTGGTTTTAAGGAGGCTCCAAAAACTAGGGTATTTTGCATCTGTTAAATTGTGTGTTAAACTATCCTAAAAGTCGTAACGATTTAGAAAAAATGACGTCTCTTTACAAAGGTCGCGAAAGTTTAATCATTGGTAAGACTGTATTTTTTTATAGTTAATGGTTAGTGTTTAGTATAGCTTATCAATGCAATAACCCTGGCAGCTTTGCCAGGGTTTCTTTTTATTGTCCACTGGTAATGTAACATGCCATCCTTTTTGTCGTCTAGTACTATAAAGCGGGTTACCTAGTCCAACAAAAAAAGACCACTTGGGTGAATATTGGTTGGTTAATTCTTACCAAGTGGTCCATGGCCCTGGCCTTTATTTCCATAAAGTGTCAGGGTTTTTCTTTACCAACGGATGATGACACTGCCCCAGGTAAAACCACTCCCAAAAGCGGCCAACACAACTACATCCCCTTCTTTTACCTTTCCTTTTTCCCATGCTTCGGTCAAGGCAATGGGTATGGAAGCTGCCGTGGTATTTCCGTAACTCACAATGTTATTGTATACCTGGTCATCTGCCAGGCCAAATTTTTTCTGTACAAACTGGGAAATCCTAAGGTTGGCTTGATGCGGGATCAACAGGGCGATATCTTCCGGAGAAAGCTTGTTTTTTTGTAGCCCTTCCATAATCACCTCGCTAAACCTAACAACAGCATTTTTAAAGACAAATTGCCCATTCATATACGGAAAATAAGATTCATCATTAGGGTCTTCATCCCTCAAAATATCGGTTACCCACCTTTTGCCCATGCCAGGGGCAATTACCGTAAGTTCCTCTGCATGCCTCCCTTCAGAATGTAAATGGGACGAAAGGATTCCCTTGGAAGCATCCTCTTCCCTGCTAATGACCGCGGCCCCTGCACCATCTCCAAAAATAACGGAAACGGCACGACCCCGTGTAGTCATGTCCAATCCTCGGGAGTGCACCTCAGATCCTATCACCAATATATTTTTGTACATCCCGCTCTTTACATATTGGTCGGCAACAGATACCCCATAAACAAATCCGGAACATTGATTCCTTACATCCAGGGCTCCTACCGTGTCCATTTCCAAATCCCTTTGCACCAATACACCCGGGCCAGGAAAATAATAGTCTGGGCTTAATGTCGCAAAAATGATAAAATCGATATCGCTTTTGTCAAGTCCTGCGCGCTCAATTGCAATTTTAGCGGCCTTGACACCCATGGAAGTCGTCGTCTCCGAAGGGTCATTTACATGCCTTCTTTCCTTGATTCCCGTTCGTTCCTGTATCCATTCGTCAGTTGTGTCCATTACCTTGGAAAGATCATCATTGGTCACCACATGGTCAGGAACATAATACCCCAGTCCGGTTATTTTAGAGTTATACATAATTGCGTGAATTTTGTGCCAACTGGTCCCATTTAACCTTGTTGCATTGCGGGGTAAATTAACCAATAATCTTTGCAGATTGGTAAAAATTTGCAAAAACAATTCCCGCACCTCCAAAATTAGGCGCTCAACCCTCCTTGGCAATACCATGGATACTTCTCTCAAAACAAACAGAAAATGAATGATTTATTGTATTTTTAAAGCAGTACAAATCACCTATAACACGCTAAAAATACTGACATGAAAAAAATTGGGCTATTTCTTCTTTTATTGATAAGCACAATAGGCCTTGCGCAAGAAAAACTTACCTACCAAAAACCCTCCAAGGAAATACTGGAACTTGTTGATGCCCCCCTTGCTCCCCGGGTTTTACTAACGGATGATGGTAAATATATGGTTTTGCTGTATCGAAATTACTATAAGAGTATTGCGGAACTATCCGAGACCGAACTTAGGTTGGCGGGACTTCGAATAAATCCCAAAACCAATATTGGCAGTCGCACCAATTATTATAACAACATCAAGATCAAGGAAGTTGGCAGCGCAGAGGCTATTCAAGTTACGAATATGCCCAATAATCCCAGATTGGCAAATTTTAACTGGTCACCGGACCAGTCCATGATCGCAGTAACCAATACCACTCCTACCGGTGTTGAGCTATGGGTCCTTGATTTGAAAAAAGCACAAGTCACCAAATTGACCGATGCCAATGTAAATGCCAATATGAGGGATGTGATCAATTGGTTCAAGGATGGGAAATCCATTTTGGTAAAAATGTTACCGAGCGACCGTAAGGACCTGATCAATGTTGCGGAGGCCGTTCCCAATGGACCGACCATTTCCTCAAATGATGGAAAAAAGGCACAAAACAGAACGTACCAAGACCTATTGAAAAACCCAAATGATGAGTTCAATTTTGAACAATTGGCCAGATCGGAACTGTATAAAGTAGCCATTGATGGTTCCAAAGCGCAATGGAAAGAAGCTGCCATGTACAGTAGTATAAGTTTTTCACCGGATGGAAACTACGTGATGGTAACCAATTTGGAGAAACCTTTTTCCTATTTGGTGCCCTATTATCGCTTTCCCTCATCCACAAAAATCCATAAAGCGGACGGAAGTCCGGTATCCACGGTTTTGGAAGTCCCCCTTATTGAAGACCTCCCAAAGGGTTTTATGGCAGTGCGTATGGGAATGCGGGAATTGTCCTGGAGGGACGATCAACCAAGTACACTGATCTACGCCCAGGCACTTGATGAAGGAGACCCTGAAAAAGAAGTCGAATACAGGGATGAAGTCTTTCAATTGGAAGCCCCTTTTAATGGCAAAGGAAAAAGTTTGATCAAACTGAAGAACAGGTACTATGAAATCACCTGGGGAAACAAAAACATGGCCGTTGCCTATGACTACTGGTGGAACAACAGGAACCTAAAAGGATACCTCTTCAATCCATCGGATGCTTCCAAAGCGCCTCAAATTTTTGAAGATAGAAACTATCAAGATGTGTACAGTAATCCTGGAAGTTTTGTGACCAAAAGGACAACATTTGGTACGGAAGTATTGGCAATGGATGGAAATAACACCTTTTTGTTGGGAGAGGGATTCACCAAAGAGGGCCAATTCCCCTTTGTGGACAAAATGAATATGTCCACGATGAAAAA
The sequence above is a segment of the Muricauda sp. SCSIO 64092 genome. Coding sequences within it:
- a CDS encoding competence/damage-inducible protein A, with the protein product MQAEIITIGDEILIGQIVDSNSAFIAKELNKIGVSVYQITSVQDDREHILETLTEVNSRSQIIIITGGLGPTKDDVTKHTLCEYFGDSLVRNKEVLKYVEFLFENYINTPISDLNRQQAMVPSKAEVLHNQFGTAPGMWMEKNGTVFISLPGVPFEMKALMTNSVIPKIVEKFKRPHILHKTIMTYGLGESAIAEKISNWENNLPKEIKFAYLPSLGRVRLRLSAKGTNRKYLQKLVNTEAKKLYPLIGAIIYGEEEDESIEAGIGKLLTQKGMTLATAESFTGGRIAQQITAIPGASKYFKGTVVSYATETKIQVLGVDPDIIEKHSVVSEAVAIAMAKNIKEIIGTDFAIATTGNAGPSKGDSDEEVGTAFIAISTPTHTFAQKFVLGNHRERIVQKGVNKAFELLQKEILKF
- a CDS encoding Hpt domain-containing protein, whose protein sequence is MIYTLDKINEMAEGDEDFVISVISVFLEEVPEDMAALESAIASENFEQIGKMAHKIKPNVDLLGMEQTRANAYELEKLGKNSGSLDEIKAKFPLLKRDVEQVVAELRKDFDL
- a CDS encoding fumarylacetoacetate hydrolase family protein; the encoded protein is MKLICIGRNYAAHIDELQNERPTEPVVFIKPDSAILPKEQDFYIPDFSQDIHYEVEILVKIKKVGKHIAQQFAHNYYDEIGLGIDFTARDLQSQLKAKGLPWEKAKGFDGAAVIGKWNPKEKYENLDNLRFSLLKNGEKVQSGSTSLMLWKIDELIAHVSTYFMLKKGDILFTGTPSGVGRVSRNDYLQGWIENEELFSVNVR
- a CDS encoding 3'-5' exonuclease, which produces MQLNLTKPICFFDLETTGTNVAKDRIVEVSILKVFPNGNKESKTWLVNPEMEIPDEVVEVHGISNEKVANEPTFKQLSKEIYAMIRDSDLAGFNSDRFDIPLLAEEMLRAEVDFDMKHMVSVDIQTIFHKMEKRTLGAAYQFYCGKNLEDAHSAEADTKATYEVLLAQLERYPELENNVKKLSEFTTRKQSLDFAGFIAKGKDGEPIFTFGKHKGKKVNDVLENEPGYFGWIINADFPLYTKKVLTQIKLSKLNNKLS
- a CDS encoding alpha/beta hydrolase-fold protein; this translates as MLRIGYILFLLLMGTSLCAQDFSAYEKKLFTQGSGVLPYRILLPKNFDASKKYPLILFLHGSGERGNDNEKQLTHGGGLFLRDSIREQYPAIVVFPQCAKKSTWVKIDVSGEWGNRTFSFYEKAPPTQDMLLLEGLIKELRETYAIHGKQLYVGGLSMGGFGTFELVNRNPGLFSAAFPICGGANPKIARRLTRTDWWVFHGGADDVVPPEYSTQMVEALKAKRAKVKYSLYLAVKHNSWDYALKEPDLLPWLFSKPRLR
- a CDS encoding dihydrolipoamide acetyltransferase family protein produces the protein MSKFELKLPQMGESVAEATLTTWLKEVGDTIELDEAVFEIATDKVDSEVPSEVEGKLLEKRFDVDDVIKVGEVVAVIEMEGGANGATTIQEAEPVTEVMPEVSEPAAQLENEIKAVRETVTGPAQDMGNAERFYSPLVKNIAKQEGISMAELDTIPGTGKEGRVTKNDILAFIENRGEKTVVAPKVESMPAPSPKAKEILAEVPKVEKPQPKASTVEVKDGDEIIPLTRMGKLIAQHMVDSVSTSAHVQSFVEVDVTNVVHWRNKIKKDFEQREGEKLTFTPIFMEAVAVAIKKFPMINISLDGDKVIKKKNINLGMAAALPDGNLIVPVIKNADQLNLVGMAKTVNDLANRARNNALKPDEIKDGTYTVTNVGTFGSVFGTPIINQPQVGILALGAIRKIPSVIETPEGDFIGIRHKMFLSHSYDHRVVNGALGGMFVKTVADYLEAWDLNRQI
- the recR gene encoding recombination mediator RecR, whose protein sequence is MEFSSKLLENAVYEMSQLPGIGKRTALRLVLHLLKQPNERTQHLAASLSKLREEVNFCRSCYNISDTEICEICSNPKRDKSVICVVEDIRDVMAIENTAQFQGLYHVLGGKISPIEGVGPQDLNIVPLVNRVKTGEVKELIFALSSTMEGDTTNFYIYKQLEGLDVATSTIARGISVGDELEYADEVTLGRSILNRVPFENSIKAS
- a CDS encoding sodium:solute symporter, with the translated sequence MSAFQILLLVGAYFLVLLLISYFTGRNDSNTDFFKAGRQSPWYLVAFGMVGASLSGVTFISVPGWVETSQFSYMQVVLGYLVGYFVVAFVLLPIYYRLNLTSIYEYLKGRFGPTSHKTGAFFFFISRVLGAAFRLFLVAIVLQQFVFDDFGIPFEITVVISILLIWIYTNKGGIKTIVWTDTLQTAFMILAVILSIIFINRELDWSFGEFLASNELKTYSRFLFIDDFLARNHFIKSFIGGMFVTICMTGLDQDMMQKNLTCTNLKEAQKNMISFSFVLVGVTFLFMLLGALLFIYANKNDIAIPLMDGSPKTDLLFPEIALNSGLGLTLSITFMLGLIAAAYSSADSALTSLTTSFCVDFIKMDGKTEAEQKSIRKRTHIWMSLALVIVIVAFKYILSSNVIDSLLTVAGYTYGPLLGLFAFGIFTKHQIRDKYVWVVALLSVVVISILGSLEPEYLGGYELGYELLPLNGMLTFLGLWLIRKEKQQ
- a CDS encoding CoA-binding protein; this encodes MQNTLVFGASLKPNRYSFLAIQRLRENGENTFAFGLKSGFVGDVQIKTNLDELPKIDIVTLYLNPERQRGYYQDILGLQPRKVIFNPGTENPEFYQLLKRNTIKVEVACTLVLLATGQYKG
- a CDS encoding 3-oxoacyl-ACP synthase III family protein, translated to MYNSKITGLGYYVPDHVVTNDDLSKVMDTTDEWIQERTGIKERRHVNDPSETTTSMGVKAAKIAIERAGLDKSDIDFIIFATLSPDYYFPGPGVLVQRDLEMDTVGALDVRNQCSGFVYGVSVADQYVKSGMYKNILVIGSEVHSRGLDMTTRGRAVSVIFGDGAGAAVISREEDASKGILSSHLHSEGRHAEELTVIAPGMGKRWVTDILRDEDPNDESYFPYMNGQFVFKNAVVRFSEVIMEGLQKNKLSPEDIALLIPHQANLRISQFVQKKFGLADDQVYNNIVSYGNTTAASIPIALTEAWEKGKVKEGDVVVLAAFGSGFTWGSVIIRW
- a CDS encoding alpha/beta hydrolase family protein; this translates as MKKIGLFLLLLISTIGLAQEKLTYQKPSKEILELVDAPLAPRVLLTDDGKYMVLLYRNYYKSIAELSETELRLAGLRINPKTNIGSRTNYYNNIKIKEVGSAEAIQVTNMPNNPRLANFNWSPDQSMIAVTNTTPTGVELWVLDLKKAQVTKLTDANVNANMRDVINWFKDGKSILVKMLPSDRKDLINVAEAVPNGPTISSNDGKKAQNRTYQDLLKNPNDEFNFEQLARSELYKVAIDGSKAQWKEAAMYSSISFSPDGNYVMVTNLEKPFSYLVPYYRFPSSTKIHKADGSPVSTVLEVPLIEDLPKGFMAVRMGMRELSWRDDQPSTLIYAQALDEGDPEKEVEYRDEVFQLEAPFNGKGKSLIKLKNRYYEITWGNKNMAVAYDYWWNNRNLKGYLFNPSDASKAPQIFEDRNYQDVYSNPGSFVTKRTTFGTEVLAMDGNNTFLLGEGFTKEGQFPFVDKMNMSTMKKTRLYTSKIEGKKENLVDYNAEKDQLLVRIESPNEYPNYYYKSLIKRKGAEQLTNFKNPFKSLQDVHKEVITYKREDGLELNGTLYLPVGYNMDSKEKMPMILWAYPREYKDKNSASQNTQNPNEFTYPFWGSPLYWVTKGYVVLDDAAFPIIGEGDEQPNDTFRNQLVDNARAAIDAVDKLGYIDRTRVAVGGHSYGAFMVANLLSHSNLFAAGIARSGAYNRTLTPFGFQSEERNYWEAPEVYYTMSPFMHADKMKTPLLLIHGEADNNSGTYPMQSERYFNALKGLGATVRLVMLPKESHGYRAKESILHLLWEQDQWLEKYVKQRNTQQELPKPMGKD